Proteins found in one Paenibacillus borealis genomic segment:
- a CDS encoding DMT family transporter, whose translation MKNTLLGSLYLSLAASIWGGMYVVVKHVVDVVPPLELVWIRYVIAVIALLLIGIITRQSWRIEKRDILLIVLIGVIGNTISIVTQEIGTMLSTAQMGAIITGATPAFMVLFARILLNEKITFKKAFSVILATLGVGIIVGNAGIDPSLQLGGISLLVAALTWALMSVLIKRVPGHYSQIVVTFYAALVAVVLLTPVTISRLPELDVSAMMHPSIWGGLVYLGVISTACGFLLWNRGLQMLNASSGGLFFFLQPVVGTFLGWLLLGEQIGLSFWAGTALIFIGVLLIIKQK comes from the coding sequence ATGAAAAACACTTTATTAGGTTCTTTGTATTTATCGCTCGCTGCCAGCATCTGGGGCGGGATGTATGTTGTTGTCAAACATGTGGTGGACGTTGTACCGCCGCTTGAATTAGTATGGATCCGCTATGTGATAGCGGTTATTGCCTTGCTGCTTATTGGTATTATTACCAGACAATCGTGGCGTATTGAGAAACGCGATATCCTGCTCATAGTCCTGATTGGCGTGATTGGAAATACCATTTCGATCGTAACCCAAGAGATAGGCACGATGCTCTCTACAGCACAAATGGGTGCGATTATTACTGGGGCGACACCGGCATTTATGGTGCTGTTTGCGCGGATTCTTTTGAACGAGAAGATAACCTTTAAAAAGGCCTTTTCCGTGATTTTAGCAACGCTCGGTGTCGGTATTATTGTCGGAAATGCGGGCATTGATCCATCGCTTCAGCTCGGCGGGATATCCCTGCTCGTTGCGGCGCTTACCTGGGCGCTTATGTCAGTGCTTATTAAACGGGTGCCGGGGCACTATTCGCAGATTGTGGTAACGTTCTATGCTGCCCTGGTAGCCGTTGTCTTACTCACTCCTGTTACGATTAGCCGTTTGCCTGAGCTGGATGTTAGCGCGATGATGCATCCGTCAATTTGGGGCGGTCTTGTATACCTGGGGGTAATCTCTACAGCCTGCGGTTTTCTGCTGTGGAATCGTGGACTGCAAATGCTAAATGCTTCAAGCGGGGGATTGTTTTTCTTCCTGCAGCCGGTAGTGGGCACTTTTCTGGGATGGTTATTACTCGGGGAGCAGATTGGCTTGTCCTTTTGGGCAGGGACTGCTCTGATTTTTATAGGGGTTCTGTTGATTATTAAGCAAAAGTGA
- a CDS encoding cation-translocating P-type ATPase, which yields MEYYRRSVTDTLEEVQSSANGLTSAEVDNRLTKEGYNELKGKQKDPLWKLFLENFKDPMVIVLLIAATVQIVMGHVMESVIIFVVLILNAVISVVQTRKAESSLDALRKMSAPEAKVIRDGALLSIPARELVRGDIVFLEAGDYVPADGRIIDSGSLRIDEGMLTGESEAVEKHIQPIDHEAPLGDRRNMAFSGSLVVYGRGTLVITGTALGTELGKIAGLIESAEAKQTPLQRKLESFGKKLGLAVLGLSILIFSIQAARVWLSNDTVDTTEAILNALMFAVAVAVAAIPEALSSIVTIVLSVGTNKMARQNAIIRKLPAVEALGSTSVICTDKTGTLTQNKMTVVDYFLPEGSQEQFSLQADEWSEEARRLLHIAVLCNDSNINEEGKELGDPTEVALIAFSNSKNRDYREIRDNFPREAELPFDSERKLMTTLHTFDGQKAMLTKGGPDVLFSRCTHVLLSGQEVPLTPEVLERFTEANEQFSSRALRVLAYAYKTVPNTVTEVGLEDEQNLVLVGLSAMIDPPREAVYGSIAESNKAGIRTIMITGDHKTTAQAIGRDIGLMAEHEIAVTGQELDAMSEEELDSRLEQIGVYARVSPENKIRIVRAWQRKGKITAMTGDGVNDAPALKQADIGVAMGSGTDVAKDSAAMILTDDNFVSIVNAVAVGRTVFDNIKKAIAYLFAGNLGAIIAILFALIFDWINPFTAIQLLFINLANDSLPAIALGMEKAEPDVMSRKPRDIGEGIFAGGMMQAVITRGLLIGIAVIVSQYIGLQHSDEMGIAMAFTTLILARTLQTFAARSNSQTSVEAGFFSNKYVIGAVLVCFAFYGIAVLPGVRDIFSIPASFGMDHWLTATGLALGSVIVMELAKLVRRALPSRQAA from the coding sequence ATGGAGTATTACCGCCGCAGTGTGACAGACACCCTGGAAGAAGTGCAGAGCTCAGCCAATGGGCTTACATCTGCTGAAGTTGACAACCGGCTCACCAAGGAAGGCTACAATGAGTTAAAAGGCAAACAGAAAGACCCGCTCTGGAAGCTGTTTCTGGAGAATTTCAAAGATCCGATGGTCATTGTGCTGCTCATAGCAGCCACTGTTCAAATTGTGATGGGACATGTGATGGAATCCGTCATCATCTTTGTAGTACTGATTCTCAATGCTGTGATCAGCGTGGTTCAGACCCGTAAGGCCGAGAGCTCACTTGACGCACTGCGCAAAATGTCCGCGCCTGAAGCCAAGGTCATCCGGGACGGAGCCTTGCTGTCGATTCCGGCGAGGGAACTTGTCCGCGGCGATATCGTCTTCCTGGAGGCTGGCGATTACGTACCTGCGGACGGACGGATTATTGATTCCGGGAGCCTGAGAATTGACGAAGGAATGCTGACCGGAGAATCCGAAGCCGTGGAGAAGCATATTCAGCCAATTGATCATGAGGCTCCGCTAGGAGACCGGCGCAATATGGCTTTCAGCGGCTCGCTCGTTGTCTATGGCCGGGGAACGCTGGTCATTACAGGGACTGCACTCGGCACCGAGCTTGGGAAGATTGCCGGTCTGATCGAGAGTGCAGAAGCGAAGCAGACCCCGCTTCAGCGCAAGCTGGAGAGCTTCGGCAAGAAGCTAGGTCTCGCCGTTCTGGGCTTATCCATCCTCATATTCTCCATCCAGGCTGCACGCGTCTGGCTCTCGAACGATACGGTCGACACGACCGAAGCGATTCTGAATGCCCTGATGTTCGCCGTGGCTGTAGCCGTCGCCGCAATCCCTGAGGCGTTGTCCTCGATCGTAACCATCGTGCTCTCCGTAGGTACCAACAAGATGGCCCGGCAGAACGCTATTATCCGCAAGCTGCCCGCTGTTGAAGCTCTGGGATCAACCAGTGTAATCTGTACGGATAAGACCGGTACGCTGACACAGAATAAAATGACAGTTGTTGACTACTTCCTGCCGGAAGGATCGCAGGAGCAGTTCAGCCTGCAGGCCGATGAATGGTCGGAAGAAGCCCGCCGACTGCTGCATATCGCCGTACTCTGCAACGATTCCAACATCAACGAGGAAGGTAAAGAGCTGGGTGACCCTACAGAGGTTGCGCTGATTGCTTTCAGTAACAGCAAGAATAGGGATTACCGCGAGATCCGCGATAACTTCCCGCGCGAAGCCGAGCTGCCGTTTGACTCAGAACGCAAGCTGATGACGACGCTCCATACCTTCGACGGCCAGAAAGCCATGCTCACCAAGGGCGGCCCGGATGTCCTGTTCAGCAGATGTACCCACGTGCTGCTGAGCGGCCAGGAGGTCCCGCTGACACCGGAGGTTCTGGAACGCTTCACCGAAGCTAACGAGCAGTTCTCCAGCAGAGCCTTGCGGGTGCTTGCTTATGCCTATAAGACCGTGCCGAATACCGTCACCGAAGTAGGCCTTGAAGATGAACAGAACCTGGTGCTGGTTGGCCTCTCAGCGATGATTGACCCGCCGCGCGAGGCGGTATATGGCTCCATTGCCGAATCCAACAAAGCGGGTATCCGCACAATTATGATTACCGGGGACCATAAGACCACGGCGCAGGCTATCGGCCGCGATATCGGACTGATGGCTGAGCATGAGATCGCAGTCACCGGCCAGGAGCTGGATGCCATGTCCGAGGAGGAGCTGGACAGCAGGCTGGAGCAGATTGGCGTCTATGCCCGAGTCTCTCCGGAGAATAAAATCAGAATTGTCCGTGCCTGGCAGCGCAAAGGCAAAATCACCGCCATGACCGGCGATGGCGTCAATGATGCCCCGGCCCTGAAGCAGGCCGATATCGGTGTAGCCATGGGCAGCGGAACTGATGTAGCCAAGGATTCCGCAGCCATGATCCTGACCGACGATAACTTCGTATCCATCGTCAATGCAGTCGCTGTCGGCCGGACGGTGTTCGACAACATCAAGAAAGCCATTGCCTATCTGTTCGCCGGCAATCTTGGGGCAATCATTGCCATCCTGTTCGCACTGATCTTCGACTGGATCAACCCGTTCACCGCCATCCAGCTGCTGTTCATTAACCTGGCGAACGATTCCCTGCCGGCCATTGCCCTGGGCATGGAGAAAGCCGAGCCGGATGTGATGAGCCGCAAGCCGCGGGACATTGGCGAAGGCATCTTCGCCGGAGGCATGATGCAGGCTGTCATCACCCGCGGTCTGCTGATCGGGATTGCCGTGATCGTCTCCCAGTATATCGGGCTGCAGCATTCCGATGAAATGGGCATTGCGATGGCCTTCACAACGCTGATTCTGGCGCGTACCCTCCAGACGTTCGCGGCCCGTTCCAACAGCCAGACCTCTGTGGAAGCCGGCTTCTTCAGCAACAAATATGTAATCGGAGCCGTCCTGGTCTGCTTTGCCTTCTACGGCATTGCTGTCCTGCCCGGCGTCAGAGACATTTTCTCCATCCCCGCTTCCTTCGGGATGGACCACTGGCTGACAGCCACAGGCCTTGCCCTTGGCTCGGTCATCGTGATGGAGCTGGCGAAGCTTGTCCGCCGCGCATTGCCGTCTAGGCAGGCCGCTTAA